The Micropterus dolomieu isolate WLL.071019.BEF.003 ecotype Adirondacks unplaced genomic scaffold, ASM2129224v1 contig_13014, whole genome shotgun sequence genomic sequence ATCTCCACTGTTCCATTGAGTTTCATTTCTCTGCAGTGATGGTGCCGCCCGTTTATTAGTGTTCTTCAGTAGCCATGAATTTATGTTGTTGAATATCTATGTAGGCAGGCAACACAATGTAGACCTGAAAAGGGGAAAAAGTCTTTATAGTGTCCAGCAAACATGTTCACATCCGTAATCGCCACGGGAGTCTCTTCCTAGCAGTGTCACGGGACACGCCCACAGAGGGGTGAGATTTCCACAAATATGTTCACAAACTTTTTTAAAAGTAGAGAAGATGCAGTGTCATGGTTTCATTTACAGTTTGACTTTAAGGGCTGACAAACAACACTGATAAAGCATGTAAATGAAAACCCACGTCTAAATTATACTCGACGGCTCTGCAGAACAGTTTAACTCGAGCACCTTCCCTTCACGCAGCAGTTTGAGCTCTGGCATTTTATTAAAGCGTGAAATGTTTATTAGGCCCCCTCACTTTAACCTGCTCCCTGTGACTGTGGAGCTTTAATGTATATCCGTGTTTTGTTGTATACATTAATCTGCTACATGTGGCGGCTGTGCTCCAGTGGCGCGGCTTAATGCGCTGTTCAATAATTGATAAAGCCAACGCCGTCAAGTGGAGCGGGAATTTGTTCTCTTAATATTGCGAGGACAGGGACGGATGGTCATCGTGGATGCAAACAGTTTGCGGTGGAAAAATTCCCACTCACAAATCACAAGCCAACACGTTTCTAATTTAAATAGCTCCGACAGGCAAACGCTTGAGCAGATCCCTTAATCTGCTAATAAATCAGTCCGTGGGGGAGACGGGCTGCAGGAGGCGAGGATCGACGACGTCTCCGAGACAAATGAACGGAtagagaaaacattttaaagcacaGGCACACAAACCAAACCTGGATGGGGATTTAGTGTCTGCATCAGTGTACTGTGGTAGCTTCAGCATGTCATAGCCAAATCTTTAGGAATTATTATGATCAGTAATACCTCTTTGATTCTAAGGACAAATGTATTTTAGGATTTGAGGGTGTTTGCTCTCTGTGTGGACTCAAAGGTGGGGTAGTACTTAGTTTTTTGCTTCTGTGACTTTACTGGAGTATTTTCATGGCAAATATTCATCCCCTCTTTTTATTCTGTAGGAGTTATCGTACTTGTTTGTTACTTTcttgtctgattttgctgataaGATCATAAGATACTGCTGTTAGGTTCAAGTCCTGTATCTAAAATCCTGCACATTCGATCACTTGAACCTCACATTagtaatgataaataataaatgagtaGTTATTCCTTCACCGACGTACTTGATCTGTTTTCCGCTCTCTTCCTGTGTGCAGGTACCTGGTGCTGGAGCATGTGTCTGGGGGAGAACTGTTTGACTACCTGGTGAAAAAGGGCCGGTTAACACCTAAAGAGGCCAGAAAGTTCTTCAGACAGATCATCTCAGCCCTGGACTTCTGCCACAGCCACTCCATATGGTCAGATACCTTTTTCTACTATCATTTTTAATCATTAGGTTGGGATTTGACAGTTGTGTTGCGCACAGCTTGGCACTCAGGTCGGGTATGATTTCTTTCTAATTATCTACTGTTGAACTAGTTGGAAATCCCAATGTTATGTTTAGAAAACACATTGGGGAATATTTACTGAGCATTTGCAGGCCTGCAGATCAGATGAACTTCAGCTCATTTAGGCCTGTCTTCTTCATCTTTCATCCTAATAAATTCCCACTGAATTGAAAAATTGCAGTGACACAGAGTACGacaccctctgtccttagaGCCTCGATTCGGATCCTTGCGTCGAGGCGGCACGCCATTTATTAGCCAAGAATTCTTTATGAAGTCGTATTCCTAGAAGAACTGAAGTGTTTGCTCAGTTTTGGTGACTGAGCAACAGGTTCCCTCCCGTGTGCCTCCTCTTCAGCCTCTTTCCTCATCAGCTGTAGCCGGGGGTGACTTTAGAGGGTCCAGCTCCTCTTGATCTCTTTTCATCTGTGAGAGAACCTTTAGTTCCTCGGTGCATGGCTGCAACGCTGTGTATCTAAGAGCAACTGCACATCAAAGACGTTCTGCCTCTCAGCATGAGACATCAAGTGTTTAGCTTTGAAGAACTGGATTTGTTCTGTGATGTGTGTTTCCTGGATGAACCGGGAAAAGTCAAGCTCGTATCTACCGGTTTCATTTCCCTCACTCGTTTTGAGTAAAAGGGTAGATACTGACTCGGATCAGTTCTTGATAATTGGATTGCCGTACAGTAGCCTTTACAACAGAAGAAAGCCTGTAGGTGTGAAGGCTTTCAGGACTAATTGTTTCCCATTTCGCCCACACCACCTCCAAAGTTGAAGCATAAAAGCAAAGTGCCCACTCGAttcaaatattattttacatgAAATTACAGCAAAGAAGCAGAAGTAAAATGGTCATTGTCAGAATGCCAGTGGATGGAGGAAGTGCTCTGTCAAAGGAAACAGGATGTCATTTGAAACGCTTCTTCAGCTGAAGAACTGTTCCAGAAGTGAAGAAGCTGAGAGGCGCAACATCTTCCAGTTGCTTTTGACTTACAGTTTCGAGATATCAGTTAAGCAGTTAAGTCTTCAGAGGTCAAAAGATTTTTGTCTGACCCAAAATAAACCATATATCCAACATCATCAACTGGAGTAAGTAACAAAAAAGGGAGTGACACATTTTATTGAGGTACTAGAACTTTAACATTCgcttttttttagtttaagcaaaaatgaaatACTAATAAAACCCAAAACAAGCTGGTGGAGGCCTGGATGGATGCAGAGACGGAGGTTATTGATTCCAGGTGTCAGGATGGTCGTCACTTTTCAATTTAAATCAACATTTCAATCTCTTTCTTCTGTTTCCTGTCCTGTCGTCCTGCAGCCACAGAGATTTGAAGCCTGAGAACTTGTTGTTAGACGAGAAGAACAACATCAGGATAGCAGACTTTGGCATGGCGTCTCTGCAGGTCGGGGACAGTCTGCTGGAGACCAGCTGTGGGTGAGTGTTTTCAGCCACATCGAGTAAATCTTCACACTCAAGTCCCAGAGTCCTAAACAGTGCGCAACGTGTTGTTcgattgtcttttctttttcaccttTTGTTCATCCTGTCTCGGAGTTGACACCCCTTCTTCACACATAACACTGCAGCTGACAACCTAAAGTTAGAAAGGGATGGAGCAGAGTCCTTGCTCTTTCCCACGTTGCCACACAACTCCTGCAGAAGCAGCAACACgtctttgttgcttttgttattGTGAAA encodes the following:
- the LOC123966271 gene encoding serine/threonine-protein kinase BRSK2-like codes for the protein MRTGGQEEQPGVWMMMMMVEREIAILKLIEHPHVLKLHDVYENKKYLYLVLEHVSGGELFDYLVKKGRLTPKEARKFFRQIISALDFCHSHSICHRDLKPENLLLDEKNNIRIADFGMASLQVGDSLLETSCG